The segment TCCGGTGTTGCTGATTGCGTAAGGATCGAGTGTCATACCAAAATTTACATTCATCTTTTGTTTAAACAATAGTGTACCACCGCTAACACGTAGTGGAGACCATTTTAATGAATCGGCAGTAATATCATAATTTGTTGAAAAATTCAGGTTGTTCAGCAACATTATTTTTTTAGGCTCTGTTTTGGTTGTATCTTTCTCGGTTACTTTAGCTTCAAAAGTATTACTCAAATTAAATCCTAAATTATTGGACATGTTTTTTCCCGGTGAACCAAAAATTCCGTTGTCAAATCGCGTGTACTCTTTTATCATGGTACCACTTCCGTCAGAATCGTAGGTGTCATAGTATTTTGAAAAACTTGGCGTATAACTATAAGTTACATTTGGACGCATTACGTGTCGGATTGCCTGTATTTTTTTCTTCTCACCAAAATTAAACGTTCCATAAACAGTTGTTCCTAATCCGGCGCTAAAGGAATAGGTTCTAAAGGCATCAAATCCTTGTACTTCATTATCAACGACTCTGTTCTGCGTTGGGTCATACTGACGTCTAATCGTTTTTAAATACCATACTTCATTGTAATTCATCGAAGTTGTGGCACTAAGATATTTAAAGACTTTAAAGTTTGTACTCAGCGGAATAGAGTGTTGAAAACCAGTTTTAGCATCCCTGAACATTTGCGGTTTAAAGAAAAGCGAATCGGTAGTCTGAATTCTGTTTTCACCTCTTAAGTTGTATTGTAAATTGATATTCTTAAAGAAGCCCTTTTTTGTTCCGTCTTTTGGTGCAAAAGGATACATTCGGTCAACACTCACTTGCAAAGTAGGCAAGGTCATGTTAATTTGTTCTGTGTTTGTATTTTGCGAATGTGTAGCTGTTATAGACATATTCACTTGTGGCACAGAGTTGAATGTTTTAGAATAAGAAATCGAAGAGCTCAGGGTGTTGTTCAATCTTGAACCTACGTTAACCTGATTGATAGAATTGATAAAATATTTACTGCTTCCAAGATTTACCGAAGCTGAAAAACGAGAGTTCGGATTTGATTTAGAATCTTTGGAATGTGACCATTGGATGTTGTAAATGTTAGTTCTCGAATAATCAGGATAACCTCTTTCGCTATTGATTAGGTTTTCAAAACGGATATTTACATTTCCAAAAAATTTATATTTCTTGGCATAGGACGATTCGAAACGCATGGCATAACTTCCGTTGGTGTAATAATCACCAAGAACGGCAAGGTCGTAGTTATCGCTTAACGCAAAATAATAACCACCATTTTGCAATGAAAAACCTCTGGTGTTACTGTCGTTATAATTTGGAACAATTATTCCGGAACGGCTTTTCTCTGACATTGGAAAGAAAGCAAATGGCAAAGCTAAAGGTGTTGGAACATCGGCAATAACCATATTGGTAAATCCTACTACCACTTTTTTCCCTGGTACTAATTTTACTTTATTGGTTTGAAAATAATATTCAGGGTCTTCTATGTCTTGCGCTGTGGTAAATCGCGCTTTTTTCATAAAGTAAACGGAGTCGTTTTCTTTTTTTGTGATTTCGGCTTTTACTTTAAACTCACCCTGGTCTGTTCTTGAATTCCAAACCAACGCTTTTTTAGTTTTAAAATTAAACCGGATAGAATCGGGTTCGACAACATTACTTCCTTGTTTAAAAAGAGGTCTTTGTGTATAAACTCCGGCAGAGTCTTTTATCCTTCCGGCATAAACTTCATTTTTATCATAATCAATGACAATGATTCCCGATTTCAGTTCAATATCCTGATAATAAACTTCAGCCTGATTGTAGAGTGTGATTAGCTTTTTCTTTTGGTCAAACTTTTCGTAGTCAACTGCTTTACGTTTTATCTTATCTTCCAATAAAGGCTTTTTCTTGATGCTGTCAGGTACTTTAACTTCGGTTACTTCTAAGACAGGTTCTGTAGTTTTTTCAGGTGTAGTTTGCTGATTTTTAGGAGGGAAAGAAGTGGTTTGCTTCGGACCATCTTGTGAATATATTTTTGCGTTTCCCAGTGTTAGGAAAATTGTTAAAAAAACGATATAAAATAAGTTTCTTTGCAAAGGTTTAATACTATTTTTGTAGAAATATGGCTTGATTTTTGACGAGGCAAACTTACACAATATTTCCGGTCAAAAATAAGGAAATATTGGTATTATAACCTTTCGGTTTTAATTAAAATTAACTTTTGAGTTTATGAGATTTTTAAATAGCATAAAAACCTGTTTTACAGTGCTTTTCTTTTTTAGTATGCTGAATGTTTTCGGACAATCAGATGCTAATAAGTTTTCGATAGTATTGGATGCAGGTCATGGTGGAAAGGATCCCGGGAATTCCTATCACGGATATGTTGAAAAAGACATTGCTCTAAAGACCACTCTTAAAGTGGGTAAATTTCTTGAAAGAGAAAAGGATTTTGCAGTGACCTATACCCGTAAAACTGACGAATTCATAGAATTGGTTAACCGTCCAAAAATTGCCAACAAGATTGATGCTAATTTATTTGTTTCCATTCATTGCAATTCGGTTAAGAACTTTGAACCTGCCGGAACAGAAACATTTGTAATGGGACTTTCAAGAACCGATATGAACCTGGAAGTTGCCAAAAAAGAAAACTCAGTTATATTACTGGAAGATAATTACAAAAAAAATTATCAGGGATTTGACCCAAGTAAACCGGAAAATTTGATAGGATTGCAAATAATCCAGGAAGAGAATTTGTATAGCAGCATTAGCCTTGCCACAACCATTCAGGACAATTTCACCAATCGTTTAAACAGAAAAACAAGAGGGGTAAAGCAACAACCTTTATGGGTTTTAGATGCCGCCAAAATGCCGGGTGTTTTGATTGAGTTAGGTTTCTTATCCAATAAAGAAGAAGGTGAATATCTAAATTCTGATGAAGGGCAAACCGAAATGGCACGCCAGATAGCAAACGCTATTATTCATTATAAAAAAATGTACTTCAATGAAACTTTAACCGAAGAAGATATAAAGGACATTGATAAAAAATATGCCGAACAAAAGGAAATTGCGGATTCCGTAATTACGAAACCTGATGACTCGAGCCCAAAGGGCGAACAGGCAAAGCAAACTGTAAAAGCGGAACCTGGTCAGGTATTATATAAAATTCAGCTCTTTGCCAGTTCCAAAAGGAAAGACTTACATTCAAGTGATTTCAAGGGATTAAAAGATATTTCGTTTACATTTGAAAACAATCTATACCGTTATTATTACGGTAAGTCATATGATTTAGAGTATACGAGAAAAATGTATAGTGAAGCCAAAAATCATGGTTTTAAGGATGCATTTATTGTCATGTTTGCCGATGGAAAAGCGTCAGCTTTAAAATAATTAATTAAGTAGATTTTGAAACTAATAAAACAACTAAGGATAATAACAATAGCAGCGTTTGCTATTTTGTTTTTTTCTAATACAGCCCATTCTCAAAAATTTAAAGTAACACTCGATGCAGGTCATGGCGATCATGATTATGGCGCCGTGTATCATGGGCATATTGAAAAAAATATTGCTTTAGCAGTAGTATTAAAAGTCGGTAAACTATTAGAGAAAACTTCCGGTATTGATGTAATTTATACCCGAAAAGGAGATCAGTTTATTGATTTGGTTGAGCGTGCTAATATAGCCAACAGAGCTGATGCCGATATTTTTGTTTCCATACATTGTAATGCGAATGCAAACAACGCTGCAGATGGTTGTGAAACGTATGTAATGGGTATGTCTAAAAATGCTTCCAATCTTGAAGCGGCGAAACGAGAGAACTCGGTTGTAACTTTAGAGAAAGATTACAAACAAAAATATGAAGGTTTCGACCCAAAATCTCCTGAATCTTTTGCCGGAATGATTATGGCTCAGGAATTATATTTAGATCAGAGTATTGCCCTAGCGGGAAAAGTCCAGGCACAGTTTATTGGAATAGGCAAGAAAAGCCGTGGCGTTAAGCAAGCACCTTATATGGTTTTGCACAAAGCGTACATGCCAAGAGTTTTGATAGAAATGGGTTTTATTTCCAATCAGGCTGAAGGGGCAAAACTTGATTCAGAAGTAGGACAGCAGGAAATAGCGGAATCTATTGCCAATGCGATTATCGGTTACAAAAAAGAATATTTTGGCACCAGTGATAATGATAATACTATCAAGCCATCACAACAAATGGAAGAAGTGAAAAAGCCAGATACAATCGCTAAAAAGCCAACAGTAAAAATACCTGAGGGTAAAAAACCGGAGCCAAAATTGGAGCCAAAACCGGAAGTGGTAACATCTGGAGTAGCTTCATTCAAAGTACAGCTTTCAGCTAGTGGGACAAAATTAGAGACGATTCCAAGTAATTTCAAGGGTTTAAGTAATATTTCTGTTTCAGCGGAAGGGAATTTATACAAATACATGTATGGAGAAACGACCAATTATGAAGAAGCAAAACGACTATTAGCCGAAGCCAAAGCCAAAGGATATTCATCAGCCTTTTTAATTGCTTTTAAAAATGGTAAGAAAGTATCAGTTCAGGACGCATTAAAGCAATAATAACAAGGAGTTTTAATTATTTATTTTAACTTTGCCACTCGAGTCTCGTCCTAAAGACGAGACGAACAGTACAAAATAAAAAAAAAGATTTACATTGAAAATCACTAGAGAAATCAAGACTGCAATTTTAGTAATTGCATCTATTTTATTATTTATTTGGGGTTATAGCTTTTTAAAAGGCAGAGACTTACTTACTGATTATAAAACATTCTACGTTCAATATGACAATGTTGAGGGTTTGGTTAATTCGGCACCTATAACAATCAACGGACTTAACGTTGGAAAAGTCAGCGAAATAAAATTCTTAGGTACGACAGGCAAAATCCAAGTGTCATTACAAATCAAATCTGATTTTCCTTTTTCAAAATCAAGTATTGCTTCTATCTACGAACCAGGTTTAATTGGAGGCAAGCAAATTATGATTACGCCTAATTTTGAAGATAAATCGGTTGCCGAATCTGGAATCACTTTACAAGGTGATGTAAAACCGGGTTTAACTTCATTGGTAGCAGAACGATTAACACCACTTCAGGAAAAAGTCGAAAAAATGGTAGTTTCTGCGGATGCGCTTCTTAAAAATGTAAACTCTGTTTTGGATTCCAAAACCAAAGCGAATCTAAAAAGCAGCATTGCCAATCTTGACGAAACTTTAGCCGAATTCAAAGTGGCTTCCAAATCAGTAAACGAAATGTTAGCTGAAAACAAAGGAAAAATCAACTCAACCATGGCAAATGTGGATAAAGCATCCGCTAATTTTGCTAAAATATCGGATTCGATTTCTAAAGCAAACATTGGTAAAACGGTTAAAAGTTTAGAAAAAACATTAGCAAGCGTTGATAAAATAATGGCTGACGTTCAATCGGGTAAAGGGACTTTAGGGAAACTTGCCAAAGATGAAACGATGTATACTAACTTATCCAAATCATCAAAAGAATTGGAATTGTTACTGCAGGATTTTCGTTTAAATCCAACGCGTTATGTAAACGTATCGCTCTTCGGAAAGAAGAACAAACCTTATAAAGCACCCGTAAACGATACTATTAAAAAGAAGTAAAGTGTAAGCCATGATGTATATCGACAACATACTTTTTGCTATCATCCTTATTGCGGGAATTGGTTTTTTTGCTAAAAATGTAAAGAAACTAAAGCGCAACATTAATCTTGGTCATGATGTTAACCGCACTGATAATCCATCAGCACGCTGGAAAAACATGGCAATGATTGCGTTGGGACAATCCAAAATGGTAAAACGTCCGGTTGCGGGATTGCTACATATTATAGTATACGCCGGCTTTATCATTATCAACATTGAAGTACTTGAAATCATTATTGACGGACTTTTCGGAACACACCGAGTATTTTCATTCCTTGGTGGATTTTATGGTTTCTTAATTGGTTCTTTTGAAATCCTTGCGTTATTGGTTTTAATAGCCGTAATTGTTTTTTGGATTCGAAGAAATATTATCCGATTAAAGCGTTTCGCCAGTTCCGATTTGAAAGGCGCGCCAAAAAGAGATGCTGATACGATTCTGTATTTCGAAATGGTTTTGATGTCGTTGTTCCTACTTATGAACGCAACCGATTTGCATTTTCAGGCAATGAATTCCGGAAACATCATTTCACAATATATTAATCCTTGGTTTACTTCATTAGATTTGGCTCAAGTTGAAGCTATTGAACTAACAGCTTGGTGGATGCATATTATAGGAATCTTGGTCTTCCTGAATTATTTATACTATTCAAAACACCTGCATATTCTTTTGGCTTTTCCAAATACGTATTTTGCCGATTTGAATGCTAAAGGAAAATTCGATAATCTGGAAAGTGTTACCAAAGAAGTAAAACTGATGATGGATCCAAATGCCGATCCATTTGCAGCGCAACCTGTTGATGAAAACGCGGTTCCGGGTAAATTTGGAGCTTCTGATGTACAGGATTTGAATTGGGTACAATTGCTAAATGCCTACACTTGTACCGAATGTGGTCGTTGTACTTCATCCTGTCCGGCAAATCAAACCGGGAAAAAATTATCGCCACGTAAAATCATGATGGATACGCGTGACCGAATGGAAGAAGTGGGAAGAAATATGGATGCCAACAAAGGAGTTTTTGTTCCGGATAATAAATCGTTACTGAATGATTATATAACGGCAGAAGAGCTTTGGGCGTGTACATCTTGTAATGCTTGTGTAGAAGAATGTCCGGTAAATATCAGCCCGTTGTCAATTATCATGGATATGAGACGCTATTTGGTAATGGAGCAAAGTGCTGCGCCACAATCGTTGAATGCAATGATGACCAATATTGAGAACAACGGCGCACCATGGCAATACAACCAACAAGACCGATTAAATTGGAAAAATGAATAATAACTGAATCAGGATGTGATTTATCGCATCTATTAAAATAAAAACAAATGACCAAAAATGTGAGGCTTGGGAATTTGTCAAATGAATGTGAAATATTAAAAAATTTAGAAAAAAAATGAAAGCGGAAGACATTGAAAAAAACTTGCAAAGTATTACCGAAAACGGCCAACATTTAAGCCCGATTTTACCTGAAGGAATTAAGAATTATTTAATCGATATTGACGGAACTGTTTGCGACGATATTCCAAACGAAGAGCCGGAAAGAATGCTGACTGCAGAGGTTTATCCTGATGCATTAGTTACGTTAAACAAATGGTTTGACGAAGGTCACATTATATTCTTCTTTACTTCAAGAACAGAAGCACACAGAGAATATACCGAGATTTGGTTGAAAAAACATGGTTTCAAATATCACGGAATTCTATTCGGAAAACCACGTGGAGGAAATTACCACTGGATTGACAATCACTTGGTAAAAGCAACCCGTTACAGAGGAAAGTTCACCAATTTGATAGAAAAAGAAGTTACCATTCAGGTGTTCGATGACGAGCATCACGACTAGGTAATTCGTGGATTTGGTTATTTGTTGATTTGAATTTTCAAATAACCGAATAACCGCATAACCGTATAAACATTAAAAAATGTCAGAAGTATTAAATGTGCCAACCATGGCAGAAATGATGGCTCAAGGCAAACAACCCGAAGTACTGTTTTGGGTTGGTTGTGCCGGTAGTTTTGACGACAGAGCAAAGAAAATCACCAAGGCATTTGTGCGTATTTTAAATCGTGCGAATGTCGAGTTTGCTGTTTTGGGTACTGAAGAAAGTTGTACCGGTGATCCGGCAAAACGTGCGGGAAATGAGTTTTTGTTCCAAATGCAGGCGATGATGAATATCGAAGTGCTGAATGCCTACGAAGCTAAAAAAATTGTTACTGCCTGTCCGCATTGTTTTAATACCCTGAAAAACGAATACCCTGAATTGGGCGGAACCTACGAAGTTGTACATCACACTGAATTCCTAAAACAATTATTAGATTCAGGAAGATTGACTATTGAAGGTGGACAATTCAAAGGAAAAAGAATTACGTTTCACGATCCATGTTATCTTGGAAGAGCAAATAATGTGTACGAAGCACCAAGGGATTTAATCCAAAAACTGGATGCTGAGTTGGTAGAAATGAAACGCTCAAAAGCTAACGGTTTATGTTGTGGTGCCGGTGGTGCCCAAATGTTCAAAGAACCGGAACCGGGAAACAAAGACATCAACGTAGAAAGAACCGAAGATGCCTTGGAAACCAAACCCGAAATAATTGCGGCTGGTTGCCCATTTTGTAATACGATGATGACGGATGGTGTTAAAGCCAAAGAGCAGGAAGCGAATGTTAAGGTAATGGACGTGGCTGAATTAATCGCTAACGCACAGGATTTATAGTCTGATTAATGAATTTGAAAACAAAGATTATATTTTGTATTTGTTGTTTTGCTTTTTTTGTTTCTAATGCGCAATCCGTTTCAGATACAATTCCGAGTCAAAAAAAGGATTCTATTCAGTTAAAATTCAAGTATAAAAGCCTAATCATTCCGGCTGTTTTTATTGGTTACGGGATTTTTGGATTGGAAAGTGGTCAGATTAAGGGTTTCAATTCCGGTATTAGTACTGAGGTTACAGAAGACATTGATAAGAAGACATCCATTGACGATTTTTCACAATATGCACCAATTGCAGCTTTCTATGGTTTAAGCCCTCTTGGAGTAAAAAGTAAAAATAATTTTAAGGATAAAACGATAATCTTTGCGACATCTTATCTTTTAATGGGATTGACTGTTAATGCCTTTAAAAAGACAGCTTCTGTAGAAAGACCGGATGGAAGCAGCCTTAATTCATTTCCTTCAGGACATACAGCAACTGCCTTTTTGGGAGCCGAATTAATGATGCAGGAATATAAAAATGAATCGGTTTGGTACGGAATTTCAGGCTATATTGTAGCTGCAGGAACCGGAGCTTTCCGAATGTATAATAACCGACATTGGCTTACCGACGTTGCAGCCGGAGCCGGAATAGGAATTCTTAGTGCTAAAGCTGGTTATTGGTTATATCCAATTACAAGCAAATGGTTCACAAAAAAGAACTCGACAAATACTAAAACAGCAATGATTCCGTTTTATAATGGAAAGACAACCGGTTTTGCATTTGTAAAAACATTTTAATTAAAATTATGTATATCCCTTTTGAAAATTTACCTGAAGACTCTAAAATTTGGATTTACCAATCTAATAGAAAATTTTCAGACGATGAAATGACTGAAATCGAAAATGATTTAAAAGCATTTGTCGAAAATTGGTCAGCGCACGGAACTGGATTAGAAGCTTCATATTTATTGAAATACAATCGTTTCATCATTCTTGCTGTCAATCAGGAAGTGCAACAGGCAACGGGTTGTTCTATCGATTCTTCTGTGAATTTTATTCAAAATCTGGAACAAAAATACGAAGTTGATTTGTTGGATAAAATGAATGTGACGTTTAAAAACGGAGAACACATTGCGCATAAATCGTTGATTGATTTTAAACGAATGGCTAAAGAAAAAGCCGTGACCGCCAATACCATTGTTTTTAACAATTTGGTGAATAGTATCGAAGAATTTAACGAAAACTGGGAAGTTCCTGCTGGCGAAAGCTGGCACAGCCGTTTCTTTTAAGCCCTAAATTCTATGAAAAGGTTATTAGTCAGTATAGGTTTATGCACAGGATTGCTGTTTTTGGTTACGAATTGTTCGTCAACTAAAAATAAGCAAACAGCTGTTGTTCCTGTAGCTGAACCGACGCCTGAAGTAGTTGTTCCAATAGATGAAACTGTTTATCATCCACATCCCAGAAAGAACTTTTTCCCTGAAACTGATATCGAAACACGTTGGGTTGACAGTATTTATAATCAAATGTCTTTTGATGAAAAAGTAGGACAACTATTTATGGTTGCTGCCTATTCTAATAAAGATGCCGCTCACGTTGCCGATGTTGAAAAGTTGGTTACCGAGAATAAAGTCGGTGGATTAATCTTTTTTCAAGGCGGACCAATGCGTCAGGCACGCCTAACTAATAAATACCAATCACTTGCTAAAGTTCCTTTGTTTATTGGTATTGACGCCGAATGGGGTTTGAGCATGCGAATCGATTCAACCTTCCGTTTTCCGTTTAACATGACTTTGGGAGCCATCAAAGACTTGAAATTGGTTGAGAAAGTAGGAACAAGTTTGGCTAAGGAAAGCAAAAGAATGGGAATTCATTTCAACTTTGCGCCGGTTTTAGATATCAATACCAATCCAAAAAACCCAATTATTGGGTATCGTTCTTTTGGTGAAAATAAAGTTAGTGTTACGGAACACGCTATTGCCTTAATGAATGGCGCACAAGGTCAGGGAGTTTTTTCTACAGGAAAGCATTTTCCGGGTCACGGAGATACAGCAACCGATTCGCATACTTCTTTGCCAACCGTTAATGCTACTTTAGATCATTTAGATAAAGTAGAATTGTATCCCTACAAGCGAATGTTTGATGAAGGTTTGGTTTCGGTAATGGTAGCGCATTTGAATGTTCCTAGTTTGGAGCCAAGAGAAGGTTATCCAACTTCTATTTCCTATGATGTTGTTACCAAATTGCTTAAAAAGGATTTAGCTTTTGATGGACTTATTTTTACTGATGCCTTAAATATGAAAGGTGCAGCCAATTTCAGAGCTCCAGGCGATATTGATCTGGAAGCTTTTATGGCGGGAAATGATATTTTACTTTTTGCAGAAAATGTACCGCTTGCCGTAGAAAAAATTTGTGTGGCGTATCAGGACAGTCTTATTTCAGATGAAAGACTGGCGCAATCAGTAAAGAAGATTTTACGCTATAAATTCAAAGCAGGATTGAACAACTACAAACCTATTGAAGGCATCAATTTGTATAACGATTTGAATCCGAAATCGAATGAAACGCTGCAGTATGAATTGTATGAGAATGCGGTTACCGTTGTAAAAAATGATGGAAATATTCTTCCAATTAGAAACCTGAATCAGAAAATTGCCTATGTAAAATTAGGTGATGACACCAACAGCTCGTTTGTCACTACTTTAAAGAAATATACCGAAGTCACCGAAGTTGCTGATGCCAATATTGACAGCTTAATGGTTAAGTTAACCGATTATGAAACCGTAATCATTGGTTACCACAAATCGGATAAATCCTGGTGGAAAGCACCTGAACTAACAGTGCCTGAATTACAGGTAATTGATTCGATTGCCTCCAAAAAGAAAGTGATCATCGATTGTTTTGCCAAACCGTATTCCTTATCAAGAATTTTGAATTTTAATGAAATACCGGGTGTAATTGTATCCTATCAAAATGGAAACATAGCACAGGAAGTTTCGGCCGAATTGATTTTTGGAGCGATTGATGCCAAAGGATTGCTTCCGGTTTCTATCAATAGTTCATTAAAGGCTGGCGATGGAATCACTACTCAAAAACTCAACCGATTGGGTTTTGCAACTCCGGAAAGTGTTGGTATGAGTTCAGAAAAACTGAAGCAGATTGAAACCTATGCACAAAAAGCCATTGATGGAAAGATGACACCAGGTATGCAGGTTTTGGTCGCCAGAAAAGGGAAAGTCATTTATCAAAAATCTTTTGGAAAACAAACCTATGAAGGCGATGTTAGAGTGAAGAACAGCGATTTGTATGATGTAGCATCGGTAACCAAAATGGTCGCTACTTTGCCAAATGTGATGCAGGTTTACGACCAAAAGAAAGTGACACTTGAAACTACTTTAGGCGAAATGTTGCCAATATTCAAAGGTTCGAACAAGCAGAAAATTACGTTTAAAGAATTGTTGTCGCACTATGGCAGAATGCAGGCGTGGATTCCG is part of the Flavobacterium sangjuense genome and harbors:
- a CDS encoding glycoside hydrolase family 3 N-terminal domain-containing protein, yielding MKRLLVSIGLCTGLLFLVTNCSSTKNKQTAVVPVAEPTPEVVVPIDETVYHPHPRKNFFPETDIETRWVDSIYNQMSFDEKVGQLFMVAAYSNKDAAHVADVEKLVTENKVGGLIFFQGGPMRQARLTNKYQSLAKVPLFIGIDAEWGLSMRIDSTFRFPFNMTLGAIKDLKLVEKVGTSLAKESKRMGIHFNFAPVLDINTNPKNPIIGYRSFGENKVSVTEHAIALMNGAQGQGVFSTGKHFPGHGDTATDSHTSLPTVNATLDHLDKVELYPYKRMFDEGLVSVMVAHLNVPSLEPREGYPTSISYDVVTKLLKKDLAFDGLIFTDALNMKGAANFRAPGDIDLEAFMAGNDILLFAENVPLAVEKICVAYQDSLISDERLAQSVKKILRYKFKAGLNNYKPIEGINLYNDLNPKSNETLQYELYENAVTVVKNDGNILPIRNLNQKIAYVKLGDDTNSSFVTTLKKYTEVTEVADANIDSLMVKLTDYETVIIGYHKSDKSWWKAPELTVPELQVIDSIASKKKVIIDCFAKPYSLSRILNFNEIPGVIVSYQNGNIAQEVSAELIFGAIDAKGLLPVSINSSLKAGDGITTQKLNRLGFATPESVGMSSEKLKQIETYAQKAIDGKMTPGMQVLVARKGKVIYQKSFGKQTYEGDVRVKNSDLYDVASVTKMVATLPNVMQVYDQKKVTLETTLGEMLPIFKGSNKQKITFKELLSHYGRMQAWIPFYTATLDSAKMPMEKYYRKMYSEGFTKRVSDSLYLRDDYHDTIMKRIIDSPLIDKKEYRYSDFTFIILKQYLEKIMGRHLDELAADNFYKTLGMNNTLFNPLHKFDKSVIAPTEIDTYFRHDTIQGYVHDMEAAMEDGVGGHAGIFSNAMDIAKMMQMYLQKGNYGGVQYFSEATFNDFNTCWFCGEGNRRGLGFDKQQISGAGPTCGCVSMSSFGHTGFTGTIAWADPETDIVYVFLSNRTYPDSNLPNKLSKENIREDIQKIIQEAIIEK